AATCAACTAGATAGACACACGATTCACTACGTAGAGCGTTATCGAAAAAAGCATGATTTAAAAACTGATGAGCAAGCAATCAAAGCAATTCTTAGTGGAAATTGGTTCTATGCAGATCCTCAATATCATAATAGAGCACAACTAGGGAGAGATTTTCTGGAGAACGATATTCGTCGAGAAAGCAGAACATTAAAAAATGTGGGTTTGCTAAAGAAAATCAGAAAAAGAGGATTTTATCGAAAAATTCTTTCAGGGGATTATCATAGTGAATTTATTATTGATGAGCAGGGTCAACTCTTAAGCCAATGGAAAGAAGAAGCTCAAAAAATGGACTATAGAAAAATGGCTATTGCAAATGGTGAAACATTTAATTACGGAAGACGACCACGTGATGACTTCGCCCGTACACATGATAAATTAGATGGTATTCCACCAAGATACTTTGATACAAAAGAGCGAAATGAGATCAAAAGAGATTGGCTTTCTCCTAATGATAATTGGTTATATCAGTTGATTAGAAGAATGTCGGAAAAGGGGATGAAGTTCAAAAAGAGTCCCGTTACTCAAAAGC
The DNA window shown above is from Enterococcus sp. 4G2_DIV0659 and carries:
- a CDS encoding DUF3114 domain-containing protein; translated protein: MQESNVYLSILEKIKKPKSMSETRFTEYMEIILAQIQNLIQDGWDDAAISTYLSSLNILTEHPIENLCCFHELIYFVGSDIYTKMLETSSLSDQQKVSLVIQHLGGYQDKNGDLQISGTASYHFFPDMPPGASFLDIYAKMVQRAYPEGLTITKKDKQLSKTAIKKKYPMEAKVHQFRNQLDRHTIHYVERYRKKHDLKTDEQAIKAILSGNWFYADPQYHNRAQLGRDFLENDIRRESRTLKNVGLLKKIRKRGFYRKILSGDYHSEFIIDEQGQLLSQWKEEAQKMDYRKMAIANGETFNYGRRPRDDFARTHDKLDGIPPRYFDTKERNEIKRDWLSPNDNWLYQLIRRMSEKGMKFKKSPVTQKLSKNKQS